One genomic region from Pyrinomonadaceae bacterium encodes:
- the raiA gene encoding ribosome-associated translation inhibitor RaiA, with protein MKFEYTGRHVEVTPAIRRHVEEQFKKLNNVFNGTEPRVHVILEIEKNRQIGEIVVYWLDHTLAAKDTNADMYMALSRAINKLEKQALKLKKRIIDRKQHARKRSADAPSPDGQIEAAPPPARIIAARRYAVKPMTAEEAALDLSGRRDQFVVFRDADTDRLGVLYKRQDGNFGLIEP; from the coding sequence ATGAAGTTTGAATATACCGGACGCCATGTGGAAGTCACTCCAGCAATACGACGTCATGTTGAAGAGCAATTCAAGAAACTTAACAACGTCTTCAATGGAACCGAGCCGCGCGTACATGTAATTCTCGAAATCGAAAAGAACCGGCAAATCGGCGAAATCGTTGTTTACTGGCTCGATCACACGCTCGCAGCCAAAGACACGAACGCCGACATGTACATGGCTTTGAGCCGGGCGATCAACAAGCTCGAGAAGCAGGCTCTCAAACTCAAGAAACGCATCATTGACCGCAAGCAGCACGCGCGCAAGCGATCTGCGGACGCCCCAAGTCCGGATGGACAGATTGAAGCCGCGCCGCCCCCGGCTCGCATCATTGCCGCGCGGCGTTACGCGGTGAAACCAATGACGGCTGAAGAGGCCGCTCTCGACTTGTCAGGCCGCCGTGACCAGTTCGTCGTCTTTCGCGACGCGGACACAGACCGTCTCGGCGTGCTTTACAAGCGTCAGGATGGAAACTTTGGTCTGATCGAGCCGTGA
- a CDS encoding polysaccharide biosynthesis/export family protein: MKNTSLVFLFLLVAVPAATAQTQIRARMTGAPSTVQENQNSSTRNRTVAPNNTPLNDAGMANQPKPAWGDSGVPVAAHPTVVTPPRPTNTRDIPRAAVNQLVKPTSLNVGNSTTARPAPATAPTSTYRVGIGDVLDIRLSNMATRESTLFTVMKNGVLEYPLLAKPLNVAGLTPDEIARRLGAEIKVIQNPRPSVSVRDYASHFVLITGAVDNPGRKVMRREAMPLFTLLAEALPRSDAATVTVVRNGQETSLSVNRTDELSMLVMPGDVIRVSPASGLFVYVGGEIAAAGEKELRQGMTLTQLLLAAGGVRQDRQFTAKISRRDGSGFLRSQDHNLKAIEQGKAADPLLQAGDRIEVRSGM, from the coding sequence ATGAAGAACACATCCCTCGTTTTTCTCTTCCTCTTGGTGGCTGTCCCGGCGGCCACTGCGCAAACGCAAATCCGAGCGCGCATGACCGGCGCGCCTTCGACAGTTCAGGAAAATCAGAATTCGTCCACCCGGAATCGAACCGTTGCGCCCAATAATACGCCCCTGAATGACGCCGGCATGGCGAACCAGCCGAAACCGGCTTGGGGCGATTCAGGTGTCCCGGTGGCTGCTCATCCGACGGTGGTCACGCCGCCACGCCCAACAAACACTCGCGACATTCCACGCGCCGCGGTGAACCAGCTGGTGAAACCGACGAGCTTGAACGTCGGTAATTCCACGACAGCGCGTCCTGCTCCGGCGACCGCGCCGACCTCGACTTATCGAGTTGGGATTGGCGATGTGCTCGACATTCGTCTGTCGAACATGGCGACGCGCGAATCGACACTCTTTACCGTGATGAAGAACGGCGTGTTGGAGTACCCTTTGCTCGCCAAGCCACTGAATGTCGCCGGTCTGACGCCTGACGAAATCGCGCGCCGGCTGGGCGCAGAGATCAAGGTCATTCAGAACCCGCGACCATCGGTCAGTGTCCGCGACTATGCAAGTCACTTTGTCTTGATAACCGGCGCCGTGGACAACCCGGGACGCAAGGTAATGCGCCGTGAAGCGATGCCACTCTTCACGCTGTTAGCTGAAGCTTTACCGCGTTCCGATGCCGCGACCGTAACAGTTGTCAGAAACGGCCAGGAAACAAGTCTCTCGGTGAATCGTACCGACGAGCTGTCGATGCTGGTCATGCCCGGCGATGTTATTCGTGTTTCGCCCGCGTCCGGTCTGTTCGTTTATGTCGGTGGGGAAATAGCGGCCGCCGGTGAAAAGGAATTGCGTCAGGGGATGACACTGACGCAACTGTTGCTCGCTGCCGGTGGCGTTCGCCAGGATCGTCAATTCACCGCAAAAATATCGCGCCGCGATGGAAGCGGCTTTCTCAGATCGCAGGACCACAACCTTAAAGCCATCGAACAAGGAAAAGCGGCCGACCCGTTGCTGCAAGCCGGTGACCGAATCGAGGTCAGGTCAGGTATGTGA
- a CDS encoding CPBP family intramembrane glutamic endopeptidase has translation MNDSTSPPDISSVPQAAALPDRTLAIWELASVASSVVIAEWMAASAAGFSKAVIAVPVIFGALLMFVSHRVRRESLRDVGFRFDNFFPALYLLAVPVLLVAGACLLVAWMTGSSISFLRWHPNRNLGLQLAIGFAWALAQQYVLQGFFNRRAMIALGRGWLSVSLVAVIFGLLHLPNPWITLITFIAGGIWAAVYQRAPNLFALAVTHSVMTWFIVSTLPASMLRHLRVGLGYFG, from the coding sequence ATGAACGATTCAACCTCACCGCCGGATATTTCGAGCGTGCCTCAAGCGGCGGCGCTGCCGGATCGGACGCTCGCCATTTGGGAGCTCGCCTCTGTCGCTTCTTCAGTCGTAATTGCGGAATGGATGGCTGCTTCTGCCGCAGGCTTCAGCAAAGCGGTTATCGCAGTGCCGGTGATCTTTGGGGCTCTGTTGATGTTCGTGTCGCACCGCGTCCGGCGTGAAAGCCTGCGCGACGTCGGCTTTCGATTCGACAATTTTTTCCCGGCACTTTATCTGTTGGCGGTGCCGGTCCTCTTGGTGGCCGGTGCCTGCCTGTTAGTTGCGTGGATGACGGGTTCGTCGATTAGTTTCCTGCGATGGCATCCGAATCGAAATTTGGGGCTCCAGCTCGCAATTGGATTTGCCTGGGCCCTGGCGCAACAATACGTACTCCAGGGCTTCTTCAACCGGCGCGCAATGATTGCGCTCGGCCGTGGCTGGCTTAGCGTTTCGCTCGTGGCCGTTATCTTTGGTCTGCTGCACCTTCCCAATCCATGGATCACGCTGATTACTTTTATCGCAGGCGGAATTTGGGCCGCGGTCTATCAGCGCGCCCCGAACCTCTTTGCTTTGGCTGTCACGCATTCGGTGATGACGTGGTTTATTGTCTCGACACTGCCGGCGTCGATGCTTCGGCACTTACGTGTCGGTTTGGGGTATTTCGGCTAG
- the rapZ gene encoding RNase adapter RapZ, with protein sequence MAAKQKPKTIDGTAPDVVIITGLSGSGMSSATNAFEDLGYFCVDNMPLTLLPTFARLVQSRDDDRGRIDRAALVISFREGQFLADFATQLRSLRRRGLTVSVLFFEASDQILARRFSETRRPHPAERGKGLHDAIRTERTAMKRVRALADEVIDTSDYTVHSLRNVLLERFRPSTSAAPMRVQVLSFGHKYGVPREMELLFDVRHLPNPFFISTLKNLTGEDPRVIKYLNAQPEVEDTVGRFMDLLTYLLPQYKREGKSYLTVGIGCTGGRHRSVMVANELASRLRKGGFDAQAVHRDVRQAAHAKS encoded by the coding sequence ATGGCAGCAAAGCAAAAACCCAAGACGATTGATGGCACGGCGCCTGACGTCGTCATTATCACAGGGCTCAGCGGTTCGGGCATGAGTTCGGCGACGAACGCGTTTGAAGACCTGGGATACTTTTGCGTGGACAACATGCCGCTGACGTTGTTGCCCACCTTCGCGCGCCTGGTGCAGTCGCGTGATGATGATCGCGGACGGATTGATCGCGCGGCCCTGGTGATCAGCTTTCGGGAAGGCCAGTTCCTCGCGGATTTCGCGACGCAACTGCGCAGCCTTCGCCGGCGCGGCCTGACCGTGTCAGTTCTTTTCTTCGAAGCTTCGGATCAGATCCTGGCGCGCCGCTTCAGTGAAACGCGGCGGCCCCACCCGGCTGAACGCGGCAAGGGCCTGCACGATGCGATTCGCACTGAACGGACCGCGATGAAGCGCGTGCGCGCTCTGGCGGATGAAGTGATCGATACGTCCGACTACACGGTTCATTCCCTGCGGAACGTGTTACTCGAGCGATTCCGGCCTTCGACAAGTGCGGCGCCAATGCGCGTTCAGGTTTTGAGCTTTGGTCATAAATACGGAGTGCCGCGAGAGATGGAGCTTCTGTTTGATGTGCGGCATCTTCCGAATCCGTTCTTCATCTCCACTTTGAAGAACCTGACCGGCGAGGATCCGCGGGTTATTAAGTACCTGAACGCGCAGCCCGAAGTCGAGGACACTGTCGGACGATTCATGGATCTGCTGACTTATCTGCTGCCGCAATACAAACGGGAAGGGAAGTCGTATCTGACGGTCGGCATTGGTTGCACGGGCGGGCGTCACCGATCGGTAATGGTTGCGAATGAGCTGGCATCGCGTCTGCGTAAGGGTGGGTTCGATGCGCAGGCGGTCCATCGCGACGTTCGTCAGGCGGCGCACGCGAAGAGTTAG
- the lptB gene encoding LPS export ABC transporter ATP-binding protein, with product MKESVLAQTIEAPPSTKAQPRANESEPKTVSAHALAAFNLRKSYGRRRVVDDVTLHVEPGEVVGLLGANGAGKTTTFYMMVGLETPEDGRISLSGEDVTRLPMYLRARLGLGYLPQEPSIFRKLSVAENLLAVLETMGLRRREQLKRVEELLQEFGIEHVRNTRGESLSGGERRRTEIARALATEPQFILLDEPFAGIDPKAVDDIQTVILYLRDRGIGILVTDHNVRETLGVTDRAYIMAEGKIFRSGKPRDLTEDAEVRRLYLGEKFRM from the coding sequence ATGAAGGAAAGCGTTTTGGCCCAAACCATCGAAGCTCCGCCATCCACGAAAGCGCAGCCGCGCGCGAATGAGTCTGAACCAAAGACCGTGTCGGCGCACGCGCTGGCCGCGTTCAATTTGCGAAAGTCCTACGGCCGGCGGCGCGTGGTGGACGATGTCACCCTCCACGTTGAGCCAGGCGAAGTGGTTGGTTTGCTGGGCGCAAATGGCGCGGGGAAGACCACGACGTTTTACATGATGGTCGGTCTGGAGACCCCTGAAGACGGCCGCATTTCCTTGAGCGGTGAGGACGTGACGCGTCTGCCGATGTACCTGCGGGCCCGACTGGGCTTGGGATACTTACCCCAGGAGCCATCCATCTTTCGAAAACTTTCTGTCGCCGAAAACCTGCTTGCCGTTCTCGAGACCATGGGGCTGCGTCGTCGTGAACAACTAAAACGGGTAGAGGAGTTGCTTCAGGAATTCGGCATCGAGCATGTACGCAACACGCGGGGCGAATCGCTGTCGGGCGGCGAACGTCGTCGCACTGAGATCGCGCGCGCGTTAGCCACTGAGCCCCAGTTCATCCTGCTCGACGAGCCATTCGCTGGAATCGATCCCAAGGCAGTAGATGACATTCAAACCGTCATCCTATATTTGCGGGATCGCGGCATTGGAATTCTCGTCACGGATCACAATGTCCGTGAGACGCTCGGCGTCACCGATCGCGCCTACATCATGGCTGAAGGAAAAATATTTCGCTCTGGAAAGCCGCGGGACTTGACAGAAGATGCCGAGGTTCGAAGACTTTATCTTGGCGAGAAGTTCCGAATGTAA
- the rpoN gene encoding RNA polymerase factor sigma-54 → MSVRLTTSLSQRLVLTPQLRQRIEMLQMTTIELSDLIQQQLNENPVLEEVATQEEARELAEKILDHMANGGELENLPGPNVEASAPELGSPSSNGDGEIAFSESGPDAQPIGDFEMDAEAATAEGTEDTAVEGTRDPFEEVDFGREFQDYLDPGYKTQEFEYKEDAPTFEQFLTKAPSLSEHLEWQLHMDCGDGAVCDAAEAVIGNLDEDGRLNASNEEIAAQGGWPETTVERARQLVMRLDPVGCGARDVRECLLTQLEVRGETERLASQLIRDHLEALQQHKLPHLAKQIGLTVETLVAELEFIRTLDPYPGRRYSSEEPVLISPEIYIEKLDEGGDYIIYFADDGSPRLRISPSYQQMLSQGDTTKETRDFIKEKMRSAVDLLRNIEHRRQTIYRVVESIVNRQREFLDNGVQYIKPMMLKDIAEDIGMHLSTVSRVVNRKYAHTPQGVIELRRFFTEGMLNEEGEEVSTRIIKLKIKKLIEEEDSHNPITDDQVVKILVKDGIKLSRRTVAKYRDQMSIPGSRERRAVV, encoded by the coding sequence ATGTCAGTTAGGTTAACCACCAGTCTTTCGCAACGACTCGTCTTGACGCCACAGTTGCGTCAACGGATCGAGATGCTGCAGATGACTACCATCGAGCTTTCCGATTTGATTCAGCAACAGCTGAATGAAAATCCGGTGCTCGAAGAGGTGGCCACGCAGGAGGAAGCGCGCGAACTGGCTGAGAAAATCCTCGACCACATGGCCAATGGTGGCGAGCTCGAAAACCTGCCCGGGCCGAACGTCGAGGCGTCTGCTCCGGAACTGGGATCGCCGTCTTCGAATGGCGACGGCGAAATCGCGTTTTCCGAATCGGGACCCGACGCGCAACCTATCGGTGACTTTGAAATGGATGCGGAAGCAGCCACGGCCGAAGGCACGGAAGACACTGCGGTCGAAGGGACGCGCGATCCCTTTGAAGAAGTGGATTTCGGCCGCGAGTTTCAGGACTACCTCGACCCCGGGTACAAGACCCAGGAATTTGAGTACAAAGAAGACGCGCCAACTTTCGAGCAGTTTCTTACGAAGGCGCCTTCATTAAGCGAGCACCTTGAATGGCAGCTTCACATGGATTGCGGGGACGGCGCGGTATGCGACGCCGCGGAAGCCGTCATCGGAAATCTCGATGAAGACGGTCGCCTAAATGCGAGCAACGAAGAGATCGCCGCACAAGGTGGTTGGCCGGAAACGACTGTTGAGCGCGCGCGTCAGCTGGTGATGAGGCTCGATCCGGTTGGCTGCGGCGCGCGTGATGTGCGCGAGTGTCTGCTGACGCAGCTGGAGGTGCGCGGCGAGACGGAGCGATTGGCCAGTCAATTGATCCGCGACCATCTTGAAGCTTTGCAACAGCACAAGCTGCCACACCTGGCGAAACAGATTGGTTTAACCGTCGAAACGCTTGTGGCTGAGCTGGAATTCATTCGCACGCTTGACCCGTATCCGGGTCGTCGCTATTCGTCGGAAGAGCCGGTTCTGATTTCGCCCGAAATCTACATCGAGAAGCTGGACGAGGGCGGCGATTACATCATCTACTTTGCCGATGACGGCAGCCCGCGCCTGCGCATCAGTCCCAGTTATCAACAGATGCTTTCGCAGGGCGACACGACCAAGGAGACGCGCGACTTCATCAAAGAAAAGATGCGCTCGGCAGTCGATCTGTTGCGAAACATCGAGCACCGCCGCCAGACGATATATCGCGTCGTGGAATCGATCGTGAATCGCCAGCGCGAATTTCTCGATAATGGCGTCCAGTACATCAAGCCGATGATGTTGAAAGACATCGCCGAAGACATCGGCATGCACCTTTCGACGGTGTCGCGCGTCGTCAATCGCAAATACGCCCACACCCCGCAGGGCGTGATCGAACTGCGCCGCTTCTTCACCGAAGGCATGCTGAACGAGGAAGGCGAAGAAGTCTCGACGCGAATTATCAAGCTAAAGATCAAAAAATTGATAGAAGAAGAAGACTCTCACAACCCGATTACCGACGATCAAGTGGTAAAGATACTGGTGAAAGACGGAATAAAACTTTCGCGCAGAACGGTGGCAAAGTACCGGGACCAAATGAGTATTCCCGGGTCGCGCGAGCGTCGCGCAGTTGTTTAA
- a CDS encoding alkaline phosphatase family protein yields MENVLLFFIDGLGIGTRGPHNPLDGLPDAEPLAIFQDEQARIPFDGVLVETDSRLGVEGRPQSASGQTTILTGINAPAAIGHHKQGFPNAALLEIIREHSIFLQLKRAGVAPITFANTYTRRFFESRPRWISATTAAVEAAGLSFNTVDDLRAGRAVYQDFTNGQLLERGEDVEPRTPEQAADVLASVVADHRFTLFEYFITDKVGHAQDMTSARLVLQNLARMIRRLIGQLDLQTTTIILTSDHGNIEDLSTKSHTLNAVPTIFWGANKECISARITSLADITPAIVGSLTDSPSPQAGRAWGGVAQPPTSPPNPLSACGDGAKPD; encoded by the coding sequence ATGGAAAATGTTCTGCTCTTCTTCATTGACGGACTCGGCATCGGCACGCGCGGGCCGCACAACCCGCTCGATGGGTTGCCGGATGCTGAGCCGTTGGCGATTTTTCAAGACGAACAGGCGCGAATTCCGTTCGACGGCGTCTTAGTTGAGACCGACTCGCGGTTAGGCGTAGAAGGCCGACCGCAAAGCGCGTCCGGTCAAACGACGATCCTCACAGGGATTAACGCGCCGGCAGCGATAGGCCACCACAAGCAGGGCTTTCCGAACGCCGCGCTGCTTGAAATAATTCGTGAGCATTCGATTTTCTTGCAGCTAAAGCGCGCGGGAGTCGCTCCGATTACTTTCGCAAACACTTATACCAGGCGTTTCTTCGAGAGTCGTCCACGATGGATCTCAGCGACGACGGCTGCAGTCGAAGCAGCCGGCCTGAGTTTCAATACCGTCGATGACCTGAGGGCCGGCCGCGCGGTGTACCAGGACTTCACTAACGGCCAACTACTCGAACGCGGCGAAGACGTTGAACCTCGCACGCCCGAACAAGCAGCCGACGTTCTCGCATCCGTCGTCGCGGACCATCGATTTACACTTTTCGAATACTTCATCACCGACAAGGTCGGCCACGCTCAGGACATGACTTCGGCGAGGCTCGTACTGCAGAATCTGGCCCGGATGATTCGCCGTCTCATTGGACAACTGGATTTACAGACGACGACCATTATCCTGACGAGCGATCACGGCAACATTGAAGACCTATCGACAAAGAGCCACACGCTCAACGCCGTCCCGACAATCTTTTGGGGCGCCAACAAGGAATGCATTTCGGCACGCATCACCTCGCTCGCGGACATAACGCCGGCGATTGTGGGCTCGTTAACCGATAGCCCCTCCCCGCAAGCGGGGAGGGCTTGGGGTGGGGTTGCGCAGCCGCCAACCTCTCCCCCCAACCCCCTCTCTGCTTGCGGAGATGGAGCTAAGCCAGATTAA
- a CDS encoding uroporphyrinogen-III synthase produces MNERVLLVAPASNLIPQLESAGYQIITWPKLRLTPLENFAALDEAIANLYGYDWIIFTNSDAVRFFVERIKQQSREIGDLDTLRVCAISEATATALEHARVHVDVVPTETNPAAIIEQLATYAGGFDHLDRLNFLLPQAAIGRDYLKASIEDTGARADVVASYQTVANDELTRLTGLQSMLLTGSVDAVVFTHPDEVFDLARVLDTNHPAPLFRNTFVLAVGDATTNAAEAVGISQPAQANESPPHAITESLAKHFGV; encoded by the coding sequence ATGAATGAACGTGTTCTGCTCGTTGCCCCGGCGTCAAATCTGATTCCGCAGCTCGAATCGGCGGGTTATCAAATCATCACGTGGCCGAAGCTGCGGTTAACGCCTCTTGAGAATTTCGCGGCTCTCGATGAGGCGATCGCGAATCTCTACGGCTACGACTGGATCATCTTCACTAACTCCGACGCAGTTCGCTTCTTTGTCGAGCGCATCAAGCAGCAGTCACGGGAAATTGGCGACCTCGACACACTCCGGGTATGCGCAATTAGCGAAGCGACCGCCACCGCCCTTGAACATGCGCGGGTTCATGTCGATGTGGTGCCGACGGAAACTAATCCGGCCGCAATTATCGAACAGTTGGCAACGTACGCCGGCGGCTTCGATCACCTGGATCGCCTGAACTTCCTGTTGCCGCAGGCCGCGATAGGCCGCGACTATCTTAAAGCATCCATTGAAGACACTGGTGCACGCGCGGACGTGGTCGCTTCGTATCAGACCGTCGCTAACGATGAGTTGACGCGATTAACGGGTCTGCAAAGCATGCTGCTCACCGGCAGCGTTGACGCCGTCGTGTTCACCCACCCTGATGAAGTGTTCGACTTGGCGCGCGTGCTCGACACGAACCACCCGGCCCCGCTCTTCAGGAACACGTTCGTGCTCGCTGTTGGCGATGCCACCACTAACGCAGCCGAAGCCGTTGGCATTTCTCAGCCGGCCCAGGCGAACGAGTCACCACCGCACGCAATCACTGAATCGCTTGCGAAACACTTCGGCGTTTAA
- a CDS encoding PP0621 family protein, whose translation MKILLVVGVLLVLALVLYRVLRPVITIARQFLKTIRHFQQVASPPARPGNAAEKLVKCETCGVWTPEGRTLSSGSLAYCSRECLKRAGTSRRTNTAA comes from the coding sequence TTGAAAATCCTGCTCGTCGTCGGCGTCCTGCTCGTTCTCGCGTTAGTGCTGTATCGAGTGCTTCGTCCGGTTATCACTATCGCGCGACAATTCCTCAAGACGATTCGGCACTTTCAACAAGTCGCCAGCCCGCCCGCCCGGCCAGGCAATGCCGCCGAGAAACTCGTCAAATGCGAAACGTGTGGTGTCTGGACCCCGGAAGGCAGGACATTGAGCAGCGGCTCGCTCGCTTATTGCTCACGCGAATGTTTGAAGCGTGCCGGCACGTCTCGACGCACGAACACGGCGGCCTAA
- a CDS encoding MFS transporter, translated as MSKTQSALLEKNNPREIVGWMMYDWANSAFYTTVVGALYGQYLTYVVQQAVGENGIAISLGSFFSISAKSFYPLCITLAVLMQIFLLPLLGAIADYSSLKKRLLIFFCYAGAGATCLMYFVANGRYLLGGLLFIIAMLGFNAAIVIYNSYLPQICTEDRRDKISSRGFALGYLGGGLLLAMNSVFIGVIAPRIGISEATAVRISLLSAGIWWGSFALLTFSLLRSHNAARRLPPGKSYLTIGFSELGQTFRELRRLRHTFRYLIAYLFFIDGVQTIIGMAGVFLAQELFVARGLEANPAFLLGIFLLVQFMAIFGALLFERIAAFIGTKKAIMASLVIWSGVVIYAYGFLQTTTQAWWMAAFIAVVLGGTQALSRGLYSRMIPPGREASFFGLYEISERASWMGMGMFTIVVNQTGSYRQAILLLIVFFVIGLLILIFTDTDRAIHEAGNLLPEEAAETQS; from the coding sequence ATGTCTAAAACCCAAAGCGCCCTACTTGAAAAGAACAATCCGCGTGAGATTGTCGGTTGGATGATGTATGACTGGGCGAACTCCGCCTTCTACACAACGGTGGTGGGAGCGCTTTACGGACAATATCTGACTTATGTAGTGCAGCAGGCGGTTGGCGAGAACGGCATCGCGATCAGCTTAGGTTCGTTCTTTTCCATCTCAGCGAAATCCTTTTACCCGCTTTGCATTACGTTGGCAGTGCTCATGCAGATTTTTCTTCTGCCCTTGCTGGGGGCGATCGCTGATTACTCGAGCCTGAAAAAGCGTCTCCTGATCTTCTTCTGTTATGCGGGCGCAGGAGCGACATGCCTCATGTATTTCGTCGCTAACGGGAGATACCTTCTCGGTGGACTGCTCTTCATCATCGCGATGCTGGGCTTCAACGCGGCCATCGTGATCTACAACTCTTACCTCCCACAAATCTGCACTGAGGACCGGCGCGACAAAATTTCGAGTCGAGGTTTCGCGCTCGGCTATCTCGGTGGTGGACTTCTGCTGGCGATGAACTCAGTCTTCATCGGCGTCATCGCTCCGCGGATAGGAATCTCCGAGGCGACGGCCGTCCGCATCTCGCTGCTGTCCGCCGGTATTTGGTGGGGCAGCTTTGCGTTACTGACATTTAGCCTGCTGCGATCACACAATGCGGCGCGCCGGCTCCCGCCGGGCAAGTCCTACCTAACGATTGGTTTTTCTGAACTGGGCCAGACTTTTCGCGAGCTACGGCGGCTGCGGCACACGTTCCGTTACCTGATTGCCTATCTGTTTTTTATCGACGGCGTGCAGACAATCATCGGCATGGCCGGTGTTTTTCTCGCTCAGGAATTGTTCGTCGCGCGCGGCCTGGAGGCCAACCCGGCATTTCTGCTCGGCATCTTCCTGTTGGTTCAATTCATGGCCATATTCGGGGCGCTGCTGTTCGAACGTATCGCCGCCTTCATCGGCACTAAAAAGGCAATCATGGCCTCGCTCGTGATCTGGTCGGGCGTCGTCATCTACGCCTATGGATTTTTGCAGACCACGACGCAGGCCTGGTGGATGGCAGCGTTCATCGCCGTAGTGTTGGGAGGCACGCAAGCCCTTTCACGCGGCCTGTACTCACGCATGATTCCGCCGGGACGCGAAGCTTCGTTTTTCGGACTTTATGAAATCTCCGAGCGCGCTTCGTGGATGGGCATGGGAATGTTCACGATCGTAGTCAACCAGACGGGTTCCTATCGCCAGGCCATTCTCCTTCTAATCGTCTTCTTTGTGATTGGCCTGTTGATTCTGATCTTCACTGACACTGACCGGGCAATACACGAAGCCGGAAACCTCCTGCCTGAAGAGGCGGCGGAAACCCAAAGTTAG
- a CDS encoding sigma-54 dependent transcriptional regulator — protein MKGRVLIIDSDRNSSHALRDQLKVLGYEVLAEPNNASGIKVAETFSPSVIITDTIPTDGEAFAALREIRVNHPHTPIIVAGEASSVETALRAIQDEGAYHYFNKPVEVEKLTPVLERAVELAEARRENELLRRELRDRGAFGELVGSSEAMQQVYRLIEQVASSSASVLITGESGTGKELVARTIHNLSPRRDAPFLAINCSAIPDTLMESELFGHEKGAFTGAVARRHGCFELANTGTLLLDEIGEMPTLLQAKLLRVIEERVLHRLGSRKDISVDVRILAATNRDPHTAVRDRTLREDLLYRLNVITIHLPRLAERLEDLPLLVQHLVTRLAAKHDRPARFISPAALDALQFHSWPGNVRELRNVIERAVVICSGEQIERHHFTPYPFDQRQRLRSEDTVTFPVGTPLDEIERHMILRTLDKTGNNKTRAAEMLGISLKTLHNKLNAYRAKGLLQEEER, from the coding sequence ATGAAAGGCCGCGTGCTCATCATCGACAGCGACCGAAACTCTTCGCATGCTTTGCGCGATCAGTTGAAGGTGCTTGGTTACGAAGTCCTCGCCGAACCAAACAACGCTTCCGGCATCAAAGTCGCCGAGACATTTTCGCCCTCGGTAATCATCACCGACACCATTCCGACCGACGGTGAGGCATTCGCGGCCCTGCGCGAAATCCGCGTCAACCACCCGCACACGCCGATAATTGTGGCGGGCGAAGCCAGTTCGGTGGAAACCGCGCTGCGCGCGATTCAGGATGAGGGCGCCTACCATTATTTCAACAAGCCAGTCGAAGTCGAGAAACTGACGCCGGTGCTCGAGCGCGCGGTGGAACTCGCTGAAGCACGACGCGAAAACGAGTTACTAAGACGAGAATTGCGCGACCGGGGCGCGTTCGGAGAACTGGTCGGCAGTTCCGAAGCGATGCAGCAGGTTTATCGCTTGATCGAACAGGTTGCGTCGTCGTCGGCTTCGGTGCTGATCACAGGCGAATCCGGCACGGGCAAAGAGTTGGTGGCCCGGACAATTCACAATTTGAGTCCGCGGCGCGATGCACCGTTTCTCGCCATAAACTGCTCGGCCATTCCGGACACGTTGATGGAGTCTGAGTTGTTCGGCCACGAAAAAGGAGCTTTCACCGGCGCGGTGGCGCGGCGACACGGTTGTTTCGAGCTGGCAAACACCGGCACCCTCCTGCTCGATGAAATCGGCGAAATGCCGACACTACTGCAGGCAAAGCTGCTCCGTGTGATTGAAGAACGCGTCCTGCATCGGCTTGGTAGTCGAAAGGACATCTCGGTTGATGTTCGCATTCTTGCTGCGACCAACCGCGACCCGCATACAGCTGTTCGTGATCGGACGCTGCGTGAAGACCTGCTGTACCGTTTGAACGTAATCACGATTCATCTGCCGCGTTTGGCTGAACGGCTCGAAGATCTGCCGCTTCTGGTGCAACATCTCGTGACGCGGCTGGCCGCCAAACATGATCGACCGGCGCGATTCATTAGCCCGGCGGCACTCGACGCTCTACAATTTCATTCGTGGCCCGGTAACGTCCGCGAGCTGCGCAACGTCATCGAGCGTGCCGTCGTGATTTGCTCGGGTGAACAAATCGAGCGGCATCATTTCACGCCATATCCGTTTGATCAGCGGCAGCGGTTACGGTCCGAAGATACGGTTACGTTTCCGGTGGGCACGCCCCTGGATGAAATTGAGCGCCACATGATTCTGCGCACGCTCGACAAGACGGGCAATAACAAGACGCGGGCGGCGGAGATGCTCGGCATCAGCTTAAAGACGCTGCACAACAAATTAAATGCGTATCGGGCCAAGGGACTTCTTCAGGAAGAAGAAAGATAG